One Danio rerio strain Tuebingen ecotype United States chromosome 7, GRCz12tu, whole genome shotgun sequence genomic window, gtaaGTGTATAAAAGAGTGTATGggagttttccagtgttgggttgcagctggaagggcatccactgtgtaaacttgtgctggataagttggtggttcataaagagactaagccgaaaagaaaatgaatgaaggaacatgCATGAATGAGCatgcttaattttatttagttttaaattaatacaacctgttggcggttcattctgatgtaGTGACTTCGGATAAATCAGGTACTAGGCCAAAGTAAAGTGACTAAATGAATTAACGTAATGAAGACTTAATAAACGTCTTACTGAAGAAATAAGATAAACCTACTGGTTTAAAGGATAATTGTACACATAATTAAAAAggcaataatttagttttttcttacaaatcttttttttttttttcattaattcttATTCTAGATATGCCTGGTAATATTTTTTGATATATTGTTACAGTATGAATgtaggaaaaataaaacaataattcatatgtTTAGAGAATAAAAGGCTTGAAaagccttttttgtttttgtttgattcaTATTTATAAAACATATCTATATAATTATATTTCATGTAAAAACTGACaatgtttattaattcattttcttgtcagcttagtcccgctattcatcaggggtcgcaacagtggaaagaaccgccaacttatcctgcatatgttttacacagcggatgctcttccagtttattcagttcacctatagcacatgtcttggactgtgggggaaaacgcaGCACCAGGAAaacacccacgccaacacggggagaacaagcaaactccacacagaaatgcctactgacccagccgggatttaaaccagcgaccttcttgctgtgaggcgactgagCTACCATGTTGCTCAACTGATACTGTATAATCTGAATTCTTATAATTATATTGActtttacaatattaatattcaAGCTACAGTCAATTCATATTaaaacttgattaaaaaaaatatatatttcattgcTTCTCCATAattctcattatttatttacctcATTATACAATTTTCTATGTGTAGGCAAATATTTATGTTATGTGGAATTACAAACACAGACTGACAACtagtaaatatgtttattttgaaatgtaaatttatttacattatctaagaTTTAGTTTCTTTTGGTCGGTATATTAACTTTCTGTAGTTCCTTCATTACTGCCTGTTTGTAAAACTGAATCTGACTAGATGTTGttaaaatcaacaacaaaaatgataattattacttacattaattttctttctctttgattttttttaaattaatatgctATAAGATCTTGTTTAAACTAATGTGATAAATGAGTTAATCAATCTAAAAGCAACCAAAGTACTCAGATAtaacaaattataatattatatgctatttttatttatgatatatattataaaaatagcatatatttaatatattttttcacaaattttataaaataaaaaatgtatatttatttaaaaaacatttatatacatgtatttgtatgtatatatatgtatatatatgtgtgtgtgtgtgtgtgtgtgtgtgtgtgtgtgtgtgtgtgtgtatgtgtatatatatatatatatatatatgtatatatatatatatatatatatatgtatatatatatatgtatatatatatatatatatatatatatatatatatatatatatatatatatatatatatatatatatatgtatgtatatatatatatatatatatatatatatatatatatatatatgtatatatatatatatatatatatatatatatatatatgtatgtatatatatgtatatatatatatatatatatatatatatatatatatatatatatatatatatatatatatatatatatatacatacatacatacatacatgtatatgtatgtatatatatgtatatatatgtatatatatatatatatatatatatatatatatatatatatatatatatatatatatatatatatatatatatatatatacacataaataaaataaataaatacatacatacatataataaacaaacaaaataaaaatatttatactgTATGTGCACCAGCATACAAAGTTAACATGTTTACCAGATCATGACACGACACAGCGGCAGTTCATACAGTCTTGGCCATTGTCATCAGGTGGGTTCAGTTTCCTCAACTTATGCTGCCTGATTTCACGAACAAGTGTGTAAAAGGCATCTTCCACTCCCTAattagaaatacacacacacaaacacacaaatcagGGCATTTCCTCTAACATTACGGCTGTTTGAAAGAGTTTATATTGAGCCACATTGCAAGAATGCAAGAAAAGCAGCATTTTTTGTTCCCCACAGAACCCTTCAATGACAAACCTAAAAGAGAACTTCAGATTTTGCATTCTTACATTCTAAACATGACTTAAAAGCACAAGGCATATACTGTATGACATTAAGGTTGCGTGATTATTTTGTCAAAATCTGTGTTTATACAAGAGCATATATTTAGTCAAACTGTCTCTGACCTGTCGTGTCTTGGCTGAGGTCTCAATGTAAGGTATCCCATAACTACGGGCCAGTTCCTGGGCTTGTCTTGTATCCACAGTGCGCGCTGGTAGATCACATTTATTACCCACAAGCACCATAGGCACATCATCTGAGTCTTTAACCCTCTTAATTTGTTCCCTTTTAAAAGCAATGCAATCAATACAAAACAAATCAATATTTATGATGATTgctcaaataaaataacaatcaaTATGCATTCAGATGGTTTCTTTGCTTTAACCTGTATTGATGGATGTCCTCAAAAGATTTGGTATTGTTGATGgcaaaaacacagagaaagcCCTCTCCAGTCCTCATGTACTGGTCTCTCATTGCACTGTACTCTTCTTGACCTGCAGTATCCAGGATATCCAACAAACACGTCTCTCCATCGATCACCACTTGTTTCCTATATGAATCCTAAGGAACAACAGTGCATTAATAtgcagttaaatatattttatttctgcttacggaaaataaatgcaatatattttgttatgttgggaacatttaatattaatatgggCGGTACGGTGGATCCAGtcattagcactgtcacctcacaacaagaaggtcgctggttcaagtcctggctgggccagttggcatttctgtgtggaatttgcatgttctccccgtgtttgtgtgggtttcctccgggtgctccggtttaccccacaattgGTGTGTGAATGCCAGAGTGTGATGGAaatgcatccactgcgtaaaacatattctctAATAACTGGCAGTTGATTCagctgtggcagcccctgataaaaaaaaggactaagccgaaggaaaatgaatgactgaatataaaTATAgctgaagtcaatattattagcacctctttatatttttctccaatttctgtttaatggagagaagatttttataaacacgtttctaaacataatagttttaataactcatctcaaataactgatttattttatctttgccatgatgacagtaaataatatttgactagatacttttcaagacactattattcagcttaaagtaacatttaaaggcttaattaggttaattagtttaactaggcaggttaggcaagttattgtatagcaatggtttgttctgtagactatggaaaacaaatatagctaaaaggggcttataactttgaccttaaaatgtttttaaaaaataaataaaaactgcttttattctagctgaaataaaacaaacaaatttctccaggataaaaaatattatcagacatactgtgaaaatttctttgctctgttcaacatcatttgggaaatatatttacaaaagaaaaattcaaagggggcctaataattctgacttcaactctgtgtgtgtatatatatatataaaaggccatgtgtaggctcagtaatttACTTTTATAATGACGTATAAGTTTTTTACATTACcgttaaagtgaaataactgaacataaatataggAGCCTGACATAAATTGTCATTTTGGGAGAACATTTCAGAtgccatttagaggtttttgcatctgaactcaagTACAAATATACCTATATAACCAAGTATATAACTACCTATTATTAATACTACACtgattcaaacattaaataatgattattttacaaCAACCTAAGACTTTAAATATATGGCTGAAATGTAATAAATGGTTAATTGCAATAAGTAgctaggtatatatatatatatatatatatatatatatatatatatatatatatatatatatatatatatatttggtcaGTGACCATTTATTTCATCTATTATAGGCtacatttgaaaaatatatataaatgaaatttaGTTATTGGtaatttacaattaaaattaataacaataaattccTGAGATTCCATGACctggataatatatatatatatatatatatatatatatatatatatatatatatatatatatatatatatatatatatattgaccttTTAAAATCCCATGATATTTCACAAATTCCATGACCCACGGAAACTCAGCTATTTATCTGTCAACATACACAGCACTTTACTGGCATTAATGCTCCAACACTTTTTCCATTGATGAGAATATTTCTAGCATAGCAATTCTTTACATTAATTGGTGGTGGATggtgggcagcacggtggttcagtagttagcactgtcgcctcacagcaggaaagaCACTGATTTAAGTCCCGGTTGGGAAAGTTGGCGTTTTTgcgtggagtttacatgttctccctgggtttgattgggtttcctccggttgctcatGTTTCCCCCATTTTCCAAAGAAATAcactataagtgaattgtataaactaaatttgctgtagtgtaggagtgtgtgtgttaatgtgagagtgtataggtgtttcccagtagtgggttgcagctggaagggcatccactgcgtaaaacatataccggaatagttggcggttgattACGCTGGGGCGatcccctaataaataagggactaagtcgaagatgaatgaatgaattaatgaatgaatgataattggCAGTGCATTCCACTGTGTTGACCCCAGagaaatcagggactaagctgaagaaaagtgATTTCTTTAGATTGTTAAAATCTTTGTCATGCTAAGGAGGAGATTTTGAGCAAGACTAAGCAAAATAGTTCTTCTCTATGTTTTGAAACCTgtatttttaaaactgtgtaaatgtacatttctgCTACTAAATATAAGACAAAAGTGAATTTTAACATACAACACCTTGGCTTTTGGCTTACCTCAATGGTTGGGTCATACTCATCAACGAAGTGGTTCTGGATGAGCTGAATGGTCAGAGCACTCTTGCCCACACCACCTGCACCtacaaccaccaacttatactcCGTCATTCTCACCGCTGCTCTGTCACAAGCTGATGGAGAGCAATAGGAACAAGGATATTTgaggaaaaataaagaaatgggAAAATTCTCAATTAATCATTACAGGCTTGAAACGGTTTGTTGAACAAATGAAAATAAGCTGATGAGGAAGTACAACTGAAAGAGAGCACATACGCTTAAATGGTAAAGGTGGATGTCAGTAAACATCAATTTAAAATATACCAGCACTTCCTGGAGTGAAGTGCTCATCTTGCCGACAGCATATAAAAGACAGACGTAAATACCCTAGTGTAGTGACGTAATGATAGACTAAATGAAAAGCTATTTTGGGCTGAGAGGGAAACTTTCTACAAGACTTTCCTACACAGTGATCTATTTGTATTTTTGGCTAAAATGTGTAcagtaaaaatctatttttagtaAGCCTATGTGATTTTATTTCCCTCCAGGCTTCATTTAAAATTCTAACACACACTCTATTCTTTTTAATAACGTATTGTTTCATAGGAGAACTACAGATatgaaagaaaagaagaaagaagcTACATATACAGTAACAACTGTCCATCAaacttattaaaattatattcttttatttaataCTACTTATCTGCACCTCTGTTTTTATGACATTTATATAATATCTGAAGGTAGATAAAATACCTATAATATTAAATGAGAGTATACAAAAGTTTATTAAACAGCTGCTCTCAATTATAGTGATATCAGCGAGCATTTTTGGTGTTATGGGCCTCCGGTTCAGCCATGCTCTCTGAATGCTACATCAAATATTCCATTTGAAAATCTATTTTTAGCTCCTCCACCTGTCATGTAGTCATGTACCTGTAAAAATCACTTTTCCACTGACAAAGGTACACTGTACAACTTTAACACTGCCATCAAAGCTGGTCGAGCTGCATTTTATAAAAACTGATAAGGGTCAAAATATATAGTCTTGCTGAACTTCTTAGTTAAATTATGTGtgtttgaataaaatgttaatatttgtttaaaacatttattccaAATTTCATATGGAAATATGGTCTTTTACAGCATTTTCCCCAGAAAATGCCAATTAAGTCAAATAAATTTGTTGTGactgaaaatcagggttattcctcaaaactagggatgctccaatcGATCGGTCAGAGATTGGTATCGACCGTTATTCACATTTTATGACTCGATaacaagtgtttgtttacaagtttgcaGATGAAGACAAACATGGTCACTCATATATTAAACATCAGCAGCGCTAAAACACGTGAGGAGGTAAATGCTGCATCAGCGTTCAGGCTCCCGATACAGCAGGTAAAAAATATAcagatttatttgtaatttataggGCTAGTTCCTTTTATAATATGCGTTTCAAACCTTTTCTTGATTGAGACTTGTTGAACTgttcttccatcatttgcaatgtttccaaattgcattatCAGTATTTTTTCATACCAATTCGTAtctgtttaatattattttctgtaaagctgcttctgaccatgacatgatCACAATTCAATGGTTATACGAGATGTGTTTAGgggattatatgcaacattcTTAATTTATTCTCATAGGTAAGGAGAAATCTACAATTAAGTAGCATACTTGTAAatatgtgctttatgcattacaaagcttgaagcatcagaatcggtactctgtatcggccgatcaccatcacaaggaattggtactctgtgccggctgcaaaaatcctgattggagcatccctacTCGAAACACTGATTTCTTAACGATTCTTAACATAAAACATCAGTGGTGttgtcaaaaaaataaacatttttaaagacacAATACTATTCACTGATGCTATACACACGAGGCATAAGCGTTAACACTTCCCATTCACTCGACAAGCGTTGCTGAACTGAATTGTGCGTCCATCAAGCTGCTTCAAtgacgttgctcgctgcagaagttgtgaatttctacatttttaagcgccaacggaagcatcagccaatcatatcGCTTTATGCatataccccagctcagacagtagccaattgT contains:
- the hrasb gene encoding HRas proto-oncogene, GTPase b, with the protein product MTEYKLVVVGAGGVGKSALTIQLIQNHFVDEYDPTIEDSYRKQVVIDGETCLLDILDTAGQEEYSAMRDQYMRTGEGFLCVFAINNTKSFEDIHQYREQIKRVKDSDDVPMVLVGNKCDLPARTVDTRQAQELARSYGIPYIETSAKTRQGVEDAFYTLVREIRQHKLRKLNPPDDNGQDCMNCRCVVS
- the hrasb gene encoding HRas proto-oncogene, GTPase b isoform X1, whose amino-acid sequence is MQIPHRNANWPSQDLNQRPSCCEDSYRKQVVIDGETCLLDILDTAGQEEYSAMRDQYMRTGEGFLCVFAINNTKSFEDIHQYREQIKRVKDSDDVPMVLVGNKCDLPARTVDTRQAQELARSYGIPYIETSAKTRQGVEDAFYTLVREIRQHKLRKLNPPDDNGQDCMNCRCVVS